Proteins co-encoded in one Haladaptatus sp. ZSTT2 genomic window:
- a CDS encoding DUF58 domain-containing protein → MSITRRGIVVVVAIALALAMSYQFGGRALNAIVVPAAIALVAGAIQSTRLSKPDVKRSQPAPGFPGETRTVSLIVEGTNTASASITDAVGDGLSSTKTHFEASVPGTITYDIEYDRRGEHELGPVTVSVRDMFGLFERTFSYPLITRTLVYPRLEDLSDDARHTLNLLFDEAAVISRQEFDSLREYVPGDPLRDIHWKTSAKRDGDLLVAEFIGEAEEDGLSIVAEGDAGRADEMACAAASVAAYVLDSGLSCDVTAPGGHVTRARGDSQRNRVLTLFAQTPAGGVATARREAADVLVSATGDGPTTLSLRDRELTFSDLTRRAAVAADGGIPEP, encoded by the coding sequence ATGAGCATCACCCGCCGGGGCATCGTGGTGGTGGTCGCCATCGCACTCGCACTCGCCATGTCCTATCAGTTCGGCGGGCGAGCGCTGAACGCCATCGTCGTTCCCGCTGCCATCGCGCTCGTCGCGGGAGCCATCCAGAGCACGCGCCTCTCGAAGCCGGACGTGAAACGAAGCCAGCCAGCGCCCGGCTTCCCGGGAGAGACGCGAACCGTCTCGCTCATCGTCGAAGGCACGAACACCGCGAGCGCGAGCATCACCGACGCCGTTGGCGACGGGCTGTCTTCGACGAAGACGCACTTCGAGGCATCCGTCCCCGGCACCATCACCTACGACATCGAGTACGACCGGCGGGGCGAACACGAACTCGGCCCGGTCACCGTTTCGGTTCGAGATATGTTCGGCCTGTTCGAGCGCACCTTCTCGTACCCGCTCATCACGCGGACGCTCGTCTATCCGCGACTCGAAGACCTCTCAGACGACGCACGCCACACGCTGAATCTCCTCTTTGACGAAGCTGCCGTCATCTCGCGCCAAGAGTTCGACAGCCTGCGCGAGTACGTCCCCGGCGACCCGCTGCGCGACATCCACTGGAAGACGAGCGCGAAACGCGATGGCGACCTGCTCGTCGCGGAGTTCATCGGTGAGGCAGAAGAAGACGGCCTCTCCATCGTCGCAGAGGGCGACGCCGGGCGCGCAGACGAGATGGCCTGTGCCGCCGCGAGCGTCGCGGCCTACGTCCTCGATTCGGGACTTTCCTGCGACGTGACCGCCCCCGGTGGCCACGTCACCCGCGCCCGCGGTGATAGCCAACGAAACCGTGTCCTCACGCTGTTCGCCCAGACGCCCGCCGGCGGGGTCGCAACCGCCCGCCGTGAGGCTGCTGATGTGCTCGTTTCTGCGACGGGCGACGGCCCGACGACCCTCTCGCTGCGCGACCGTGAACTGACCTTTAGCGACCTGACTCGCCGGGCTGCGGTGGCCGCAGACGGCGGGATCCCTGAGCCATGA
- a CDS encoding AAA family ATPase produces the protein MTDADITSAEPSAATTALSIDDAGALAEDIIENVEQVIVGNHGTVEQIVTAILARGHILLEDVPGVGKTMLSRAVARSVDCSFKRVQFTPDLLPSDVTGVNVFNQQTREFEFRPGPIFANFVLGDEINRAPPKTQSSLLEAMEEEQVTVDGDTHRVPLPFTIIATQNSVERNRTYELPMAEVDRFMKKLHLGYPDEDAESEMLLRVVGHHPIEELQPVASAAALQSARETVSQVSIEEPIRRYVTQIAGHTRENAVLGVSPRGSISLLRAAQARAVIDGRDYVIPDDVQQEAVSVLAHRIQLGADTAGVTKRELIEDALEAVSVP, from the coding sequence ATGACAGACGCCGACATCACTAGCGCCGAACCGAGTGCGGCAACTACTGCGTTGTCCATCGACGACGCGGGCGCACTCGCAGAGGACATAATCGAGAACGTAGAACAGGTAATCGTCGGAAATCACGGCACCGTCGAGCAAATCGTCACCGCCATCTTAGCACGCGGGCACATCCTCTTAGAGGACGTTCCCGGCGTCGGGAAGACGATGCTCTCGCGCGCCGTTGCTCGGTCGGTCGATTGCTCGTTTAAACGCGTCCAGTTCACTCCCGATTTGCTCCCCTCTGACGTGACCGGCGTCAACGTCTTCAACCAGCAAACCCGAGAGTTCGAGTTCCGCCCCGGCCCAATTTTCGCAAACTTCGTCCTCGGCGACGAAATCAACCGCGCACCGCCGAAAACCCAGAGTTCGCTGTTAGAGGCGATGGAAGAAGAACAGGTGACGGTCGATGGCGACACCCACCGCGTCCCGCTGCCCTTCACCATCATCGCGACCCAGAACTCCGTCGAGCGAAATCGCACCTACGAACTCCCGATGGCCGAAGTCGACCGCTTCATGAAGAAACTCCACCTCGGCTACCCCGACGAGGACGCAGAGAGCGAGATGCTCCTGCGCGTCGTTGGCCATCACCCAATCGAGGAACTCCAGCCGGTTGCGAGCGCAGCAGCCCTCCAATCGGCCCGCGAAACCGTCTCGCAGGTGTCCATCGAGGAGCCGATTCGCCGCTACGTCACCCAGATTGCGGGCCACACCCGCGAAAACGCCGTCCTCGGCGTGAGTCCGCGCGGCTCCATCTCACTGCTGCGCGCCGCCCAAGCCCGTGCGGTCATCGACGGCCGCGACTACGTCATCCCCGACGACGTCCAACAGGAGGCCGTGTCGGTGCTCGCCCACCGCATCCAACTCGGCGCGGACACGGCTGGCGTGACCAAGCGCGAACTCATCGAGGACGCACTCGAAGCCGTTTCGGTTCCATGA
- a CDS encoding DUF7573 domain-containing protein, which yields MSEDSTLDAFAGGEAAEEEADAAPEPSANEIAPATSTYAWSPEGAACEACGEVVERRWRDGDELVCESCKSW from the coding sequence ATGAGCGAGGATTCGACGCTCGATGCGTTCGCCGGGGGCGAGGCGGCAGAAGAAGAGGCAGACGCGGCCCCGGAACCGAGTGCGAATGAGATTGCGCCCGCCACTTCGACCTACGCGTGGTCACCCGAGGGTGCCGCCTGCGAGGCGTGCGGAGAAGTCGTCGAGCGCCGGTGGCGCGATGGGGACGAGTTAGTCTGTGAATCGTGTAAATCCTGGTAG
- a CDS encoding 5,10-methylenetetrahydromethanopterin reductase gives MNGIELTPEHPVSELAEYGTLAEAAGFDTGFVSAHYNNRDPFIALDRIGQATTDLRVGPGVVNPYETHPVALASRMATLDESTDGRAVFGLGAGDRSTLTNLGYDRDRPLRRVLETMKVAQRLWAGERVTHDGTFTATDAGLNYDAGEIPVYIGAQGPHMLKMSAKHADGVLINASHPADVEWAAGQISEGLAMRPDDRGAFDAAAYASVSIAEDGEAAREAARPPVAFIAGGAAPPVLERHGIDPDAAAQIGEQIGAGKFTAAFGAVTDDMIDAFCIAGTPDEVAEKVDGVLAHVDSIVMGSPLGPDIETAIALAGAVLA, from the coding sequence ATGAACGGAATTGAGCTAACCCCGGAACACCCCGTTTCGGAGCTTGCGGAGTACGGAACGTTGGCGGAAGCGGCTGGGTTCGACACCGGATTCGTCTCCGCCCACTACAACAACCGCGACCCGTTCATCGCACTCGACCGCATCGGACAGGCGACGACCGACCTGCGCGTCGGCCCTGGCGTCGTCAATCCCTACGAAACCCACCCCGTGGCGCTCGCTTCGCGGATGGCGACGCTCGACGAATCGACGGACGGCCGCGCGGTGTTCGGGCTGGGCGCGGGCGACCGCTCGACGCTCACGAATTTGGGCTACGACCGCGACCGGCCCCTGCGGCGGGTGCTCGAAACGATGAAAGTCGCCCAACGGCTGTGGGCGGGCGAGCGCGTCACCCACGATGGGACGTTTACGGCGACCGATGCGGGCCTCAACTACGACGCGGGCGAGATTCCCGTTTACATTGGCGCACAGGGGCCACACATGCTCAAAATGAGCGCGAAACACGCAGACGGTGTGCTGATAAACGCCTCACACCCGGCCGATGTCGAGTGGGCGGCGGGCCAGATTTCTGAGGGGTTAGCGATGCGTCCCGACGACCGTGGCGCGTTCGATGCTGCGGCCTACGCGAGCGTGAGCATCGCAGAAGACGGGGAGGCGGCGCGCGAGGCTGCCCGGCCGCCGGTCGCGTTCATCGCGGGCGGGGCCGCACCGCCAGTGTTGGAACGCCACGGCATCGACCCCGATGCGGCGGCACAGATTGGTGAACAGATTGGCGCCGGTAAATTCACCGCGGCGTTCGGTGCGGTCACCGACGACATGATAGACGCCTTCTGTATCGCGGGGACGCCCGACGAAGTGGCGGAAAAGGTGGACGGCGTCCTCGCGCACGTCGATAGCATCGTGATGGGGTCGCCGCTTGGCCCAGATATCGAGACGGCTATTGCCCTTGCTGGGGCGGTCCTTGCGTGA